The Branchiostoma floridae strain S238N-H82 chromosome 1, Bfl_VNyyK, whole genome shotgun sequence sequence CACATGTTCCGCAAGGTGGCGTCTGGATCCTCCACATAGTACAGGACGTGGGAAGCATGGATCAGATGGAACTTCGTGTCGTCCTTTGTCTGGAAGTACTCTTCCGCTGTCTGCTGGCGCCAGTCAAAATTCACAGCACCGAGACTCGCGTCTTCGCGCGCAAGTGCCTGTGGCCGTACGGGATTTAACTGTCATTCATTGACTTGTCGAAATACAACAAGGCtagctatctacatgtaca is a genomic window containing:
- the LOC118414241 gene encoding histamine N-methyltransferase-like, which codes for MLKKLLQCHSSVYNRVVEPSEELIEEYKALAREDASLGAVNFDWRQQTAEEYFQTKDDTKFHLIHASHVLYYVEDPDATLRNMWEQLEDGGYML